The Caulobacter sp. FWC26 genome contains a region encoding:
- a CDS encoding integration host factor subunit beta, with amino-acid sequence MIKSELIARLANENPHLTQKDVERVVGVILERMIGALEDGGRVELRGFGALSVRSRPARTGRNPRTGEAVDVRAKHVPFFKSGKELRARLNADGDE; translated from the coding sequence ATGATCAAGTCCGAACTCATCGCCAGGCTCGCGAATGAAAATCCGCACCTGACGCAGAAGGATGTCGAACGCGTCGTCGGCGTGATCCTGGAACGCATGATCGGGGCCCTGGAAGACGGCGGCCGTGTGGAGCTTCGCGGCTTCGGCGCCCTGTCGGTGCGTTCGCGCCCGGCGCGCACCGGCCGCAACCCGCGCACAGGCGAAGCCGTGGATGTCCGCGCCAAGCACGTGCCGTTCTTCAAGAGCGGTAAGGAACTGCGCGCGCGCCTCAACGCCGACGGCGACGAATAA
- the aroA gene encoding 3-phosphoshikimate 1-carboxyvinyltransferase, producing MSLAGLKSAPGGALRGIVRAPGDKSISHRSMILGALATGTTTVEGLLEGDDVLATARAMQAFGARIEREGVGRWRIEGKGGFEEPSDVIDCGNAGTGVRLIMGAAAGFPMCATFTGDQSLRGRPMGRVLDPLARMGATWLGRDKGRLPLTLKGGSLRGLQYTLPMASAQVKSAVLLAGLHAEGGVEVIEPEATRDHTERMLRAFGAEVIVEDRVAGEKSIRHIRLPEGQKLAGTHVAVPGDPSSAAFPLVAALIVPGSAVTVEGVMLNELRTGLFTTLQEMGADLVISNVRVASGEEVGDITARYSQLKGVVVPPERAPAMIDEYPILAVAAAFADGPTVMRGIGEMRVKESDRIALTAAGLQACGVTVEEEPEGMTVVGTMGGNHPVRGGGLVHTHGDHRIAMSHLILGMAAQSEVAVDEPGMIATSFPGFADLMRGLGATLSEA from the coding sequence ATGTCGCTGGCTGGATTGAAGAGCGCTCCCGGAGGCGCTCTGCGAGGGATCGTGCGCGCTCCGGGAGACAAGTCCATTTCGCACCGTTCGATGATCCTGGGCGCGCTCGCGACCGGGACGACGACGGTCGAGGGTCTTCTGGAGGGCGACGACGTTCTCGCCACCGCCCGGGCCATGCAGGCCTTCGGCGCGCGGATCGAACGCGAGGGCGTGGGTCGCTGGCGCATCGAGGGCAAGGGCGGCTTCGAGGAGCCCTCCGACGTCATCGACTGCGGCAACGCCGGCACCGGCGTGCGCCTGATCATGGGCGCTGCGGCGGGCTTTCCGATGTGCGCCACCTTCACCGGGGACCAGTCGTTGCGCGGCCGCCCCATGGGCCGCGTGCTGGACCCGCTGGCCCGCATGGGCGCGACCTGGCTGGGCCGCGACAAGGGGCGACTGCCGCTGACTTTGAAAGGCGGGTCGTTGCGCGGCCTGCAATACACCCTCCCCATGGCCTCGGCGCAGGTGAAGTCGGCCGTCCTGCTGGCCGGCCTGCACGCCGAAGGCGGTGTGGAGGTGATCGAGCCCGAGGCCACCCGCGACCACACCGAGCGCATGCTGCGCGCCTTCGGCGCCGAGGTGATCGTCGAGGATCGTGTCGCGGGCGAGAAGAGCATCCGCCATATCCGCCTGCCCGAGGGCCAGAAGCTGGCTGGAACCCATGTGGCCGTGCCCGGCGATCCGTCGTCCGCCGCCTTCCCGTTGGTCGCCGCCCTGATCGTTCCCGGCTCGGCGGTGACGGTCGAGGGGGTGATGCTCAACGAGCTGCGCACCGGCCTGTTCACAACCTTGCAGGAGATGGGCGCGGATCTCGTCATCTCGAACGTCCGCGTCGCCAGCGGGGAAGAGGTCGGCGACATCACCGCCCGCTATTCGCAGCTCAAGGGCGTGGTCGTGCCGCCCGAGCGTGCGCCGGCGATGATTGACGAGTATCCGATCCTGGCCGTGGCGGCCGCCTTCGCCGATGGTCCGACCGTCATGCGCGGCATCGGTGAGATGCGCGTCAAGGAAAGCGACCGTATCGCCCTGACTGCAGCGGGCCTTCAGGCCTGCGGCGTCACGGTCGAGGAAGAGCCGGAGGGCATGACCGTGGTCGGGACCATGGGCGGCAACCACCCTGTGCGGGGCGGCGGCCTGGTCCACACCCACGGCGACCACCGGATCGCCATGAGCCACCTGATCCTGGGCATGGCCGCCCAGAGCGAGGTCGCGGTCGATGAGCCCGGCATGATCGCCACCAGCTTCCCCGGCTTCGCCGACCTGATGCGAGGTCTCGGCGCGACGCTCTCGGAGGCCTGA
- a CDS encoding DUF1150 family protein translates to MTPNTQHGRPFTSEAFAALGAPELVYVRPIKAAEILADAPEGVEDFNLSPDQTLYAVCRADGARLAVMIDRDTAIAAALAHELAPVSVH, encoded by the coding sequence ATGACGCCCAACACCCAACATGGCCGGCCTTTCACAAGCGAGGCCTTCGCAGCCCTTGGCGCGCCGGAGCTTGTCTATGTCAGGCCCATCAAGGCCGCCGAAATTCTGGCCGACGCGCCTGAAGGCGTCGAGGACTTCAATCTGTCGCCCGATCAGACGCTCTACGCGGTGTGCCGCGCCGATGGCGCGCGTCTGGCGGTCATGATCGACCGCGATACGGCGATCGCCGCCGCGCTCGCTCACGAGCTGGCGCCGGTGTCCGTCCACTAA
- a CDS encoding DUF3857 domain-containing protein, whose amino-acid sequence MRGVWFRGLQGAAVAVGSIAVLAGSAWADEKPSYGPPARWVQVAEVPAPPEDDQAPSNQLLLNDNQSQHDNTGSAYYVRRVVKVLKPEGLQGGSRSVTWDPVRDKVTLHTLAIIRDGRRIDLLKQGQDVLVLRREKNLERAMLDGRMSATIQIKDLQVGDVVDWSYTQEHREALLDGRTNDFENMAWSGVAGRFRVRLLWPDGTPLTWRTTPGFPQPKLSKTGKINELMVDVASVKPPKTPIGAPARFQRLGALEATTYTGWADISRLMAPLYAKASELSADSSLRPEIAAIAAASADPKIRAFKALQLVEDKTRYLFLGMGDGGYKPASANETWARRFGDCKGKTVLLLAVLRELGVEAEPVLVSTTGGDGLEERLPSAALFNHVLVRARIAGRSYWLDGTRSGDVGDIDGLRPPPFRWALPLRANGAALEEIVQTPLGKPDTDGLIRIDASGGLDKPAPITMTTVIRGDAALSFARALRTAPRADIERGLKQSTSSTMSWVNIEKIDFDVSPNGEARITLGGTADLDWKMNDDLGVREFHIPGSGSGKVSAFPRREPGPNSDAPFMIAFPTYMAGVVEIVLPGKGEGFSVKGPNWTGVLASREVSKTAVIKDGVARFSESNRSLARELPFSQAEEANKTLRRLAGEPQIVRAPKGM is encoded by the coding sequence GTGCGGGGCGTTTGGTTTCGGGGTTTGCAAGGCGCGGCCGTCGCCGTGGGCTCCATCGCCGTCTTGGCGGGCTCGGCTTGGGCCGACGAGAAGCCCAGCTATGGTCCGCCGGCCAGATGGGTGCAGGTGGCGGAGGTTCCCGCCCCGCCCGAGGATGACCAGGCGCCGTCGAACCAGTTGCTGTTGAACGACAACCAGTCCCAGCACGACAACACCGGTTCGGCCTATTACGTTCGTCGCGTCGTCAAGGTGCTCAAGCCCGAGGGGCTGCAAGGCGGATCGCGCTCGGTGACCTGGGACCCCGTCCGCGACAAGGTCACGCTCCATACCCTCGCCATCATCCGCGATGGACGGCGGATCGATCTTCTCAAGCAAGGCCAGGACGTACTGGTGCTGCGCCGTGAGAAGAACCTGGAGCGCGCCATGCTGGACGGGCGGATGAGCGCGACGATCCAGATCAAGGACCTCCAGGTCGGCGACGTGGTCGACTGGTCTTACACCCAGGAGCACAGGGAAGCGCTGCTGGACGGCCGCACCAACGACTTCGAGAACATGGCCTGGAGCGGCGTGGCCGGTCGGTTCCGTGTACGCCTGCTGTGGCCCGACGGGACGCCTCTGACCTGGCGAACGACGCCCGGCTTCCCGCAGCCCAAGCTCTCCAAGACCGGCAAGATCAACGAGCTCATGGTCGACGTCGCGAGCGTCAAGCCGCCGAAGACGCCGATCGGCGCGCCGGCGCGGTTCCAGCGGCTGGGCGCTCTGGAGGCGACGACCTATACCGGCTGGGCGGACATCTCGCGCCTGATGGCCCCCCTCTACGCCAAGGCCTCGGAACTGTCGGCGGACTCGTCGCTGCGGCCAGAGATCGCGGCGATCGCGGCGGCCAGCGCCGACCCGAAGATCCGCGCGTTCAAGGCGCTCCAACTGGTCGAGGACAAGACGCGCTATCTGTTCCTTGGCATGGGCGACGGCGGCTACAAGCCCGCCTCGGCCAACGAGACCTGGGCCCGTCGCTTCGGAGACTGCAAGGGCAAGACGGTGCTGCTGCTGGCGGTCCTACGCGAACTCGGGGTCGAGGCCGAGCCCGTGCTGGTCTCCACCACCGGCGGCGACGGGCTGGAGGAGCGACTGCCGTCGGCGGCGCTGTTCAACCACGTGCTGGTTCGGGCCCGTATCGCCGGCAGGAGCTATTGGCTGGACGGCACACGTTCGGGCGACGTGGGCGACATCGACGGCCTGCGGCCGCCGCCTTTCCGTTGGGCCCTGCCATTGCGCGCCAACGGCGCGGCCTTGGAGGAGATTGTTCAGACGCCGCTTGGCAAGCCGGACACCGACGGCCTGATCCGGATCGATGCTTCGGGTGGGCTCGACAAGCCGGCGCCGATCACCATGACCACGGTGATCCGGGGCGACGCGGCGCTGAGCTTTGCGCGCGCTCTGCGCACCGCGCCGCGGGCCGATATCGAACGCGGCCTGAAGCAAAGCACCTCGTCCACGATGAGCTGGGTGAACATCGAAAAGATCGACTTCGATGTTTCCCCGAACGGCGAAGCCAGGATCACATTGGGCGGCACGGCCGACCTGGATTGGAAGATGAACGACGATCTGGGGGTGCGTGAGTTCCATATTCCTGGTTCGGGCTCGGGCAAGGTGTCGGCCTTTCCGCGCCGCGAGCCGGGCCCCAACAGCGATGCGCCCTTCATGATCGCCTTTCCGACCTATATGGCCGGCGTTGTCGAGATCGTGCTTCCCGGCAAAGGCGAGGGCTTCTCCGTGAAGGGGCCGAACTGGACGGGCGTGCTGGCCAGTCGCGAGGTCTCGAAGACCGCCGTGATCAAGGACGGTGTCGCGAGGTTCTCGGAATCGAACCGCAGCCTTGCGCGGGAGCTCCCGTTCAGTCAGGCCGAGGAGGCCAACAAGACGCTTAGGCGCCTGGCGGGAGAGCCTCAGATCGTCCGCGCGCCGAAGGGGATGTGA
- the ptsN gene encoding PTS IIA-like nitrogen regulatory protein PtsN — MTIGDLLEPGAVALRASAPGKRQVLSMVADIAGRVLGVDPEAVLEGLVEREAAGSTGVGEGVAIPHARVEGLDRVRAVVVRLDTPVAFDALDDKPVDLLVALFAPRDANAQHLRALARVARMMRQPELRSALRQARSADAIHVLLTDLPASTAA, encoded by the coding sequence ATGACCATTGGCGATCTTCTCGAACCCGGAGCGGTGGCGCTGCGCGCCAGCGCGCCCGGCAAGCGCCAGGTCCTGTCGATGGTCGCGGACATCGCCGGCCGGGTGCTCGGCGTCGATCCCGAAGCGGTTCTCGAGGGACTGGTCGAGCGCGAAGCCGCCGGCTCGACGGGCGTCGGCGAGGGCGTGGCCATTCCCCATGCCCGGGTCGAGGGCCTGGACCGGGTGCGCGCGGTCGTGGTGAGGCTGGACACGCCTGTGGCCTTTGACGCGCTCGACGACAAGCCCGTCGACCTTCTCGTAGCCCTGTTCGCCCCACGCGACGCCAACGCCCAGCACTTGCGCGCCCTGGCCCGGGTCGCGCGGATGATGCGCCAGCCCGAACTCCGGTCGGCGCTGAGACAGGCGCGTTCGGCGGACGCCATCCACGTCCTGCTCACGGACCTGCCGGCCAGCACCGCCGCCTGA
- the cmk gene encoding (d)CMP kinase, whose protein sequence is MAFVIAVDGPAASGKGTIAGRLAALYGYPLLDTGLLYRAVGVAILDGAGDLDDPIAAEAVARSLDLSALDRAEVRTRAAGEAASRCAVHPGVRAALLDLQQSFAAREPGSVIDGRDIGTVIAPHAPAKLYVTARPEVRAERRWKQLTGQGEDVAFEDILADIHKRDARDGGRKDAPMTQAADAVLLDTSEMTIEQAFDAARRIVEDARARHRL, encoded by the coding sequence ATGGCCTTCGTGATCGCCGTGGACGGGCCGGCCGCGTCTGGCAAGGGCACGATCGCGGGGCGCCTGGCGGCGCTTTACGGCTATCCGCTGCTGGACACCGGCCTGCTCTATCGCGCGGTCGGCGTCGCGATCCTGGACGGCGCGGGCGATCTCGACGATCCGATCGCGGCGGAGGCCGTGGCGCGGTCGCTTGACCTATCGGCGCTGGACCGGGCCGAGGTGCGAACCCGCGCCGCCGGCGAGGCCGCCAGCCGTTGCGCGGTGCATCCGGGGGTCCGCGCGGCCCTGCTCGACCTGCAGCAGTCGTTCGCCGCGCGCGAGCCGGGCTCGGTCATCGACGGCCGCGACATCGGCACGGTGATCGCGCCGCACGCCCCGGCCAAGCTCTACGTCACCGCCCGCCCCGAGGTGCGCGCCGAGCGCCGCTGGAAGCAGCTGACGGGGCAGGGCGAGGACGTCGCCTTCGAGGATATTCTGGCCGACATTCACAAGCGCGACGCTCGAGACGGCGGCCGTAAGGATGCGCCGATGACCCAGGCGGCCGACGCCGTCTTGCTCGACACGTCGGAAATGACTATAGAGCAGGCCTTCGATGCGGCCCGCCGTATCGTCGAGGACGCGCGCGCCCGTCACCGGCTCTAG
- the hpf gene encoding ribosome hibernation-promoting factor, HPF/YfiA family, with protein sequence MQVQVSGKHVDVGEALRARVSDEIAQSIGKYFDRGGAAEVVVSKDGYAFRVDCSVKLASGQQLISHGSGGDAHAAFDAALAKIDTRIRRYKRRLKSHSAAATAKKVENAAMFVLRAPEGDDIDEGWDVEDDHPTGAPAAMVIAETQAAMKTMTVSMAVMELDLTGYPAIVFRNAAHGGISVVYRRPDGNIGWIDPERTKSNGNGSTAS encoded by the coding sequence ATGCAAGTCCAAGTCTCCGGCAAGCATGTCGACGTTGGTGAGGCTCTGCGAGCGCGAGTCTCCGACGAAATCGCTCAAAGCATCGGCAAATACTTCGATCGCGGCGGAGCCGCCGAGGTCGTAGTCAGCAAGGACGGCTACGCCTTCCGTGTCGATTGCTCGGTCAAGCTGGCTTCAGGTCAGCAGCTTATCAGCCACGGGTCCGGCGGCGACGCGCACGCCGCCTTCGACGCGGCCCTGGCCAAGATCGATACGCGCATCAGGCGCTATAAGAGGCGACTTAAGAGCCACTCTGCGGCGGCGACGGCCAAGAAGGTCGAGAACGCCGCGATGTTCGTCCTCCGGGCGCCTGAAGGCGACGATATCGACGAAGGCTGGGATGTTGAAGACGACCACCCGACGGGCGCGCCCGCGGCGATGGTCATTGCGGAAACCCAGGCCGCGATGAAGACGATGACCGTTTCCATGGCTGTCATGGAACTGGACTTGACCGGATACCCGGCAATCGTGTTTAGGAACGCCGCCCATGGGGGGATCTCCGTGGTCTATCGACGTCCAGACGGGAATATCGGCTGGATCGACCCCGAACGCACGAAGTCGAACGGAAACGGGTCAACCGCGAGCTAA
- the mscL gene encoding large-conductance mechanosensitive channel protein MscL: protein MSVVKEFREFIARGNVIDLAVGVIIGAAFNGIVKSLVDQVIMPPIGLLTGGLDFSKLEWVLRPEDPATEAIEKVAIQYGAFINTVIQFFIVATVVFLLVKLVNEIRRQDAAEPAPAAPPAPTPEQTLLTEIRDLLAKKG from the coding sequence ATGAGCGTGGTCAAGGAATTCCGCGAGTTCATCGCGCGGGGCAACGTCATCGATCTGGCCGTGGGCGTGATCATCGGCGCGGCCTTCAACGGCATCGTCAAGAGCCTGGTCGATCAGGTGATCATGCCGCCGATCGGCCTGCTGACCGGCGGTCTGGATTTCTCGAAGCTGGAATGGGTGCTGCGCCCCGAAGATCCGGCGACCGAGGCGATCGAGAAGGTGGCGATTCAGTACGGCGCCTTCATCAACACCGTGATCCAGTTCTTCATCGTCGCCACGGTGGTCTTCCTGCTGGTCAAGCTGGTCAACGAGATCCGCCGCCAGGACGCGGCCGAGCCGGCGCCCGCCGCGCCGCCTGCGCCCACGCCTGAACAGACCCTGCTGACCGAGATCCGTGATCTGCTGGCCAAGAAGGGCTGA
- a CDS encoding Hsp20 family protein: MTRTILFDSPFLLGFEHTRDLIERAAKAAAESYPPYNVEQADHGGVRITLAVAGFAPDQLHVTVEGGQLVVAGKRESADGRSEAERAFLHRGIAARGFVRTFVLAEGMEVTAATLEHGLLHIDLARPAPERLVKKIPIRSAG, encoded by the coding sequence ATGACCCGGACGATCCTGTTCGACAGCCCCTTCCTGCTGGGCTTCGAGCATACCCGAGACCTGATCGAGCGCGCCGCCAAGGCCGCTGCGGAAAGCTACCCCCCGTACAATGTGGAACAGGCCGATCATGGCGGCGTGCGCATCACGCTGGCGGTGGCCGGCTTCGCGCCCGACCAGTTGCATGTGACCGTCGAGGGCGGGCAGCTGGTCGTCGCGGGCAAGCGCGAGAGCGCCGACGGCCGATCCGAGGCCGAGCGCGCCTTCCTGCATCGCGGGATCGCGGCGCGTGGCTTCGTGCGCACCTTCGTGCTCGCCGAGGGCATGGAGGTTACGGCCGCCACGCTGGAGCACGGCCTGCTGCACATCGACCTGGCCCGCCCGGCTCCCGAACGCCTGGTTAAGAAAATCCCGATCCGCAGCGCGGGCTGA
- the rpsA gene encoding 30S ribosomal protein S1 — protein MADDMSFNPTRDDFEALLNDSMGGRDFAEGTVVKGKVVGIEKDFAIIDVGLKTEGRVQLKEFGVDENGKATVKAGDTVEVFLERLENAMGEAVISREKAKREEAWTRLEGVYARNEPVMGAIVGRVKGGFTVDLGGASAFLPGSQVDIRPVRDVGPLMGKEQPFAILKMDRPRGNIVVSRRAILEEARAEQRTELVSQLQEGEIREGVVKNITDYGAFVDLGGIDGLLHVTDMSWKRVNHPSQVLAVGDTVKVQIVKINPDTQRISLGMKQLQSDPWDGVEAKYPVGAKFTGRITNITDYGAFVELEAGVEGLVHVSEMSWTKKNVHPGKIVSTSQEVDVVVLDVDPSKRRVSLGLKQALANPWEAFLEAHPVGSSVEGEVKNATEFGLFVGLDNDIDGMVHLSDIDWSVPGEEAMARYKKGDMVKAKVLDVDVEKERISLGIKQLAGDPMSGDTYRKNQTVTVTVTEVTSGGIEVRFGEDDAPMTAFIRKSDLSRDRQEQRPERFAVGDRVDAQITNVDKAARRVSLSIKSLEMAEEKEAIEQFGSSDSGASLGDILGAALRERASKD, from the coding sequence ATGGCTGACGATATGAGCTTCAACCCGACGCGCGACGATTTCGAAGCGCTCCTCAACGACTCCATGGGCGGCCGCGACTTCGCGGAAGGCACCGTCGTCAAGGGCAAGGTCGTCGGGATCGAAAAGGACTTCGCCATCATCGACGTCGGTCTGAAGACCGAAGGCCGCGTCCAGCTGAAGGAATTCGGCGTCGACGAGAACGGCAAGGCCACCGTGAAGGCCGGCGACACCGTCGAAGTCTTCCTGGAACGCCTCGAAAACGCGATGGGCGAAGCGGTCATCAGCCGCGAGAAGGCCAAGCGCGAAGAAGCCTGGACCCGTCTGGAAGGCGTCTACGCCCGTAACGAGCCCGTCATGGGCGCGATCGTCGGCCGCGTGAAGGGCGGCTTCACCGTCGACCTCGGCGGCGCCTCGGCCTTCCTGCCGGGCAGCCAAGTCGATATCCGTCCGGTCCGCGACGTCGGCCCGCTGATGGGCAAGGAACAGCCCTTCGCCATCCTGAAGATGGACCGTCCGCGCGGCAACATCGTCGTCTCGCGTCGCGCCATCCTGGAAGAAGCCCGCGCCGAGCAGCGCACCGAACTGGTGTCGCAGCTGCAAGAGGGTGAAATCCGCGAAGGCGTCGTCAAGAACATCACCGACTACGGTGCGTTCGTCGACCTGGGCGGTATCGACGGCCTGCTGCACGTCACCGACATGAGCTGGAAGCGCGTCAACCACCCGAGCCAAGTGCTCGCCGTGGGCGACACCGTGAAGGTCCAGATCGTCAAGATCAACCCGGACACCCAGCGCATCTCGCTCGGCATGAAGCAACTGCAGTCGGATCCGTGGGACGGCGTTGAAGCCAAGTACCCGGTCGGCGCCAAGTTCACCGGCCGCATCACCAACATCACCGACTACGGCGCCTTCGTGGAGCTGGAAGCCGGCGTCGAAGGCCTGGTGCACGTGTCGGAAATGTCGTGGACCAAGAAGAACGTCCACCCCGGCAAGATCGTCTCGACCTCGCAGGAAGTCGACGTCGTGGTCCTGGACGTCGATCCGTCCAAGCGCCGCGTCTCGCTGGGCCTGAAGCAAGCCCTGGCCAACCCGTGGGAGGCCTTCCTGGAAGCCCACCCGGTCGGTTCGTCGGTCGAAGGCGAAGTCAAGAACGCGACCGAATTCGGTCTGTTCGTCGGCCTCGACAACGACATCGACGGCATGGTGCACCTGTCGGACATCGACTGGAGCGTCCCGGGCGAAGAAGCCATGGCCCGCTACAAGAAGGGCGACATGGTCAAGGCGAAGGTTCTCGACGTCGACGTCGAGAAGGAACGCATCTCGCTGGGCATCAAGCAACTGGCTGGCGACCCGATGTCGGGCGACACCTACCGCAAGAACCAGACCGTGACCGTCACCGTCACGGAAGTCACCTCGGGCGGCATCGAAGTCCGCTTCGGTGAAGACGACGCCCCGATGACCGCCTTCATCCGCAAGTCGGATCTGTCGCGCGATCGTCAGGAGCAGCGTCCGGAGCGCTTCGCCGTGGGTGACCGCGTCGACGCCCAGATCACCAACGTGGACAAGGCCGCGCGCCGCGTCTCGCTGTCGATCAAGTCGCTGGAAATGGCCGAAGAGAAGGAAGCCATCGAGCAGTTCGGCTCGTCGGACTCCGGCGCTTCGCTGGGCGACATCCTGGGCGCGGCCCTGCGCGAGCGGGCCTCGAAGGACTAA
- a CDS encoding TIGR02300 family protein has protein sequence MANPDLGAKQICPNCQSKFYDLNRRPAVCPKCGEQFDPEEALKSRRVRARAVTPDYDSDDEKEVVAPKEVDGYEDEVDDTPEIDEAAEADVVETDDEDVDPGAPTPAGGDDLGVDFAEDEDLAEDADDVPFLEDEDDDDILDEEIEGLPGEGDDD, from the coding sequence TTGGCCAATCCCGACTTGGGCGCAAAACAAATCTGCCCCAACTGCCAATCGAAGTTCTACGACCTCAACCGTCGTCCCGCCGTCTGCCCCAAGTGCGGTGAGCAGTTCGACCCGGAAGAAGCGCTGAAATCGCGCCGCGTCCGGGCTCGCGCCGTCACGCCGGACTATGACTCCGACGACGAGAAGGAAGTGGTCGCGCCCAAGGAGGTCGACGGTTACGAGGACGAAGTCGACGACACGCCGGAAATCGACGAGGCCGCCGAGGCCGACGTCGTCGAGACCGACGACGAAGACGTCGATCCGGGCGCGCCGACGCCGGCCGGCGGTGACGACCTAGGCGTCGACTTCGCCGAGGACGAGGACCTAGCCGAGGACGCTGACGACGTTCCGTTCCTGGAGGACGAGGACGATGACGACATTCTCGACGAGGAGATCGAAGGTCTCCCGGGCGAGGGTGACGACGACTGA